A single genomic interval of Prionailurus viverrinus isolate Anna chromosome A2, UM_Priviv_1.0, whole genome shotgun sequence harbors:
- the LOC125153532 gene encoding LOW QUALITY PROTEIN: uncharacterized protein LOC125153532 (The sequence of the model RefSeq protein was modified relative to this genomic sequence to represent the inferred CDS: inserted 1 base in 1 codon; substituted 2 bases at 2 genomic stop codons), translating into MLPLGFGSGLWWFVFGVSGTLGITFGGSSGIPPNPPDPQVNGSFLRPIDTRSVSGLFTRALSVCHRACDLTCLLSSAGSCKILAAHSMDPTKPRTPSAPLCPILPDSQDLLSLDPPPYHPPPLAPQALPAAAAPPEAAAAPGPGRQGAAAAPSPTENATNCEGPAGGTRGRTQCEPSSRLPDSTVALPLREIGPPDETGNPRLQYWPFSTSNLYNWKTQNARFSDNPKDLIALLEGIMFTHQPTWDDCQQLLRILFTTEERERIQLEARKLVPGEDGRPTVNPDLINAAFPLTRPDWDYNAAEGRGXLLIYRQTLMVGLRAAARKPTDLAKVYSVIQGKTESPATFLERLMEAFRQYTPMDPEAPENQAAVVMSFVNQAASDIKKKLQKLEDLEGKQIQDLLHIAQRVYNNRDAPEDKQLKATREMTKVLATIVQKDQGPTGEQKTCPPRRPLDKDQRAYCKEKGHWIHDCPKKKQLDPILFTQDSEXGRRGLDPLPEPRVILQVEGTPVQFLVDTGAQHSVLTSPHGKISDKSSWVQGATGTKKYPWTTQRTMDLGTGRVTHSFLVIPDSPCPLLGRDLLMKMGAQIHFQPGGPKVTDSQDQPISVLTIQLENEYRLHQTPPLPQQDIGYWLHWCPEAWAETGGMGLAKHRPALFIEVKPGADPVRVKQYPTSAEARLGITPHICRLLDVGILRPCHSAWNTPFPVCKPNSGDYRPVQDLREVNKRVMDIHPTVPNPYTLLSTLSPDKQWYTVLDLKDAFFSLPLAPKSQDIFAFEWADPERGINGQLIWTRLPQGFKNSPTLXDEALHEDLSKYPKLNPNVSLLQYVDDLLIAAETREACLVGTKNLLQTLGNLGYRASAKKAQIYKPEVIYLGYLLKKGQRWLTDARKETVLRIPRPTTARQVREFLGSVGFCRLWIPGFAEMAKPLYAVSKNQPSFEWSAEAEQAFQQIKRALLSAPALGLPNISKPFHLYVDEHKGIAKAVGADWKLHCAYRPQSSGQVERMNTTLKETLTKLTMETGANWVELLPYALYRARNSPYKLGLTPYEIMFGKPPPIIPNLKSNLIQLDQDNSLLSSLRALQKVHEAVWPKLRELYETGPPPTPHQYCPGDWILIKRHRQENLEPRWKGPYQIILTTPTAIKVDNLPTCIHHTHIKPVDPLSDLVGHIDRNTTWTVDRNMFQIVTLVLLVLNLTLLEGGLNAPVDKQRLLQALYGRACDCRGGVVSTIDLPHSKRIVAGSVGRGGLQRSYTQTQDCGTTTAYLTQTYDITGLQQQQWLCVNKPKPLPPMTKCPCSTFQESMHSSCYDSYQQCIGPDNSTTYFTAILQSNRAAIASDNNMQLQAGCSGSIGAAICWNPRAPIHVSDGGGPQDAVRQIETQTRLKDLTEHMYPQLNYHPLVFPRHSPYELDPQTMSILETTFSLLNISNPTLAQDCWLCLPQQTPRPIAIPTEVDIRITNDCFPSSLPDPFPVQFISPFNASCFINNLTSQNNSIDVGIISLAQCHQYITINSSLCSTNTTVFVCGNNLAYTYLPHNWTGVCILATLLPDIDLVAGKTPMPIPSLDFVAGRSKRAVAVIPLPVGLGITGALTTRTAGLGVSIHSYLRLSRQLIDDVEAFSGTIQDLQDQLDSLAEVVLQNRRGLDLLTAEQGSICLALQEKCCFYANKSGIVRTKIKQLQEDLAHRRKELAENPLCLQRSTTTNLALWDVRSLPPVFQLGQSPSSEGVTSS; encoded by the exons ATGTTGCCGCTTGGCTTtggctctggactctggtggttcgtttttgggGTCTCTGGAACTTTGGGCATTACATTTGGGGGCTCGTCTGGGATACCCCCAAACCCACCAGACCCCCAAGTCAACGGGTCATTCCTGAGACCGATCG ACACCCGTTCCGTATCTGGTCTCTTCACCAGGGCACTTTCTGTTTGCCACCGCGCTTGCGATTTAACgtgtctcctctcctctgcag GGTCCTGTAAGATTCTCGCGGCCCACTCCATGGACCCAACCAAGCCGCGGACCCCCTCGGCGCCCCTATGTCCCATATTGCCCGACAGTCAGGACCTACTATCCCTAGACCCTCCACCCTATCATCCCCCTCCCCTCGCACCCCAGGCCCTACCCGCAGCGGCCGCCCCACCA GAAGCGGCCGCTGCGCCGGGACCAGGGAGGCAAGGGGCAGCAGCCGCGCCGAGCCCTACTGAAAATGCAACCAACTGCGAAGGGCCAGCCGGCGGAACTCGTGGGCGCACCCAGTGTGAGCCAAGCTCTCGCCTCCCCGACTCCACTGTGGCCCTACCCCTGCGGGAAATAGGACCCCCTGATGAAACGGGCAACCCCCGACTCCAGTATTGGCCCTTCTCTACCAGCAACCTTTATAATTGGAAAACCCAAAATGCTCGGTTTTCTGATAACCCTAAAGATCTCATAGCCCTCCTAGAGGGCATAATGTTCACCCACCAGCCTACCTGGGATGACTGCCAACAGCTTTTGCGAATCCTGTTCACCacggaagaaagggagaggattCAACTTGAAGCGCGGAAGCTGGTTCCCGGGGAAGATGGTCGACCCACTGTTAACCCTGACCTCATTAATGCAGCATTTCCCCTGACTCGGCCTGATTGGGACTACAACGCAGCAGAAGGTAGGGGATGACTGCTCATTTATCGCCAGACTCTAATGGTGGGTCTCCGGGCTGCAGCACGCAAGCCCACTGATTTGGCCAAGGTATACTCGGTAATACAAGGTAAAACAGAGAGCCCTGCCACCTTTTTAGAAAGATTAATGGAAGCCTTTAGGCAGTACACCCCCATGGACCCCGAGGCCCCCGAAAATCAGGCCGCAGTTGTGATGTCTTTTGTAAACCAGGCTGCCTCTGACAtcaaaaagaaactccaaaaaTTAGAGGATCTAGAAGGAAAACAGATCCAGGACCTACTCCACATTGCTCAGCGGGTATATAATAATCGGGATGCTCCAGAGGATAAACAGCTCAAAGCCACCAGGGAAATGACTAAAGTCTTAGCCACCATAGTTCAGAAAGATCAAGGGCCCACAGGAGAACAGAAAACttgcccccccaggcgccccctagacaAAGACCAACGCGCCTACtgtaaagaaaaaggacattggATTCATGACTGTCCCAAAAAGAAACAACT TGACCCCATCCTATTTACCCAGGACTCAGAATAGGGAAGACGGGGTTTGGACCCCCTCCCCGAGCCCAGGGTAATCCTACAAGTGGAGGGGACTCCTGTGCAATTCCTTGTGGACACAGGAGCACAGCATTCAGTACTCACTAGCCCTCATGGAAAAATCTCTGATAAGTCCTCCTGGGTCCAGGGAGCTACAGGAACTAAAAAATATCCTTGGACCACCCAACGAACCATGGATCTAGGGACAGGAAGGGTAACCCATTCCTTTTTGGTTATTCCGGATAGTCCCTGCCCCTTGCTGGGAAGAGATCTCCTCATGAAAATGGGAGCTCAAATTCACTTTCAGCCCGGAGGGCCTAAAGTAACTGACTCCCAGGACCAACCTATCTCGGTCCTCACCATACAACTGGAAAATGAATATCGGCTTCACCAAACTCCACCCCTCCCACAACAGGATATTGGCTACTGGCTCCACTGGTGTCCCGAAGCCTGGGCAGAAACCGGGGGAATGGGGCTAGCAAAACATCGCCCAGCTCTATTCATAGAAGTCAAGCCAGGGGCCGACCCCGTGAGGGTCAAGCAATACCCCACGTCAGCAGAGGCCAGGCTGGGCATCACCCCACACATCTGCCGTCTCCTCGATGTCGGAATCCTTAGACCATGCCATTCGGCCTGGAATACCCCTTTTCCTGTGTGCAAACCTAACAGTGGAGATTACCGGCCAGTGCAAGACCTAAGAGAGGTCAACAAACGGGTTATGGACATTCACCCTACCGTGCCCAACCCTTATACTCTTCTCAGTACCCTCAGCCCAGACAAACAATGGTACACTGTCCTTGATTTAAAAGATGCCTTTTTCAGCCTGCCTTTGGCCCCCAAGAGCCAAGACATCTTTGCATTCGAATGGGCGGACCCGGAAAGAGGCATAAATGGACAACTCATCTGGACCCGACTTCCACAAGGATTTAAAAATTCCCCCACCC TTGATGAAGCCCTCCACGAAGATTTAAGTAAGTACCCGAAATTAAACCCAAATGTGTCTCTCCTACAATATGTAGATGACCTCCTTATTGCAGCTGAGACCCGAGAAGCCTGTCTCGTGGGGACGAAAAACCTCCTACAGACGCTGGGGAACCTAGGGTACCGCGCATCCGCTAAGAAGGCCCAAATCTACAAACCTGAGGTAATATATCTGGGGTACCTgctaaaaaaaggacaaagatggCTTACTGATGCCCGGAAAGAGACTGTCCTCCGCATTCCGCGACCCACCACGGCTCGACAGGTGAGAGAATTCCTGGGGTCTGTGGGATTCTGCCGGTTATGGATCCCAGGTTTTGCTGAAATGGCCAAACCCCTTTACGCAGTCTCTAAAAACCAACCATCATTTGAATGGTCTGCGGAAGCTGAGCAGGCATTTCAACAGATAAAGAGAGCCCTCCTATCAGCCCCAGCTCTAGGACTGCCCAATATCTCTAAGCctttccacttatatgtggatgaACATAAAGGCATAGCCAAGGCAGTG GGGGCAgattggaaattacattgtgcctACCGGCCCCAAAGCTCAGGAcaagtagaaagaatgaatacaaCATTAAAAGAGACCCTTACTAAATTGACTATGGAGACTGGTGCTAATTGGGTAGAATTACTCCCCTACGCTCTGTACAGGGCTCGCAACTCCCCATACAAGTTGGGCCTTACACCCTATGAAATCATGTTTGGCAAACCCCCACCTATCATACCTAATCTTAAGTCAAACCTCATTCAGTTAGACCAAGATAACAGCCTCTTGTCTTCTCTCAGGGCTCTACAGAAAGTTCATGAGGCCGTGTGGCCTAAACTAAGAGAACTGTATGAGACGGggcccccacccactccccatcAGTATTGTCCAGGAGACTGGATCCTCATCAAGCGACACCGGCAGGAGAACCTTGAACCCAGATGGAAGGGACCTTACCAAATCATCCTGACAACTCCCACCGCCATCAAGGTAGATAACCTCCCTACCTGTATTCACCACACCCACATTAAGCCTGTCGACCCGCTGTCTGACCTCGTGGGACACATTGATAGAAATACTACTTGGACTGTAGACCGGA ACATGTTCCAGATAGTGACCCTTGTCCTACTAGTCCTCAACCTCACACTCCTGGAGGGAGGACTAAATGCCCCCGTTGACAAACAGAGATTGTTACAAGCTCTGTATGGAAGGGCCTGTGATTGCAGAGGTGGAGTAGTTAGCACCATTGACTTGCCACATAGTAAAAGAATAGTAGCCGGCTCTGTAGGAAGAGGGGGTCTACAGCGAAGCTACACTCAAACCCAAGACTGTGGGACCACAACCGCTTACTTAACCCAGACCTATGACATCACCGGACTCCAACAACAGCAGTGGTTATGTGTTAACAAACCCAAACCCCTGCCCCCTATGACAAAATGCCCTTGCTCCACTTTCCAAGAGTCGATGCACAGCTCTTGTTATGACTCCTATCAACAATGTATAGGGCCAGATAACTCCACCACCTACTTTACGGCCATCCTACAAAGTAACAGGGCAGCAATAGCCAGTGATAACAATATGCAACTTCAAGCTGGCTGCTCTGGCTCAATTGGAGCCGCCATCTGCTGGAACCCCCGAGCCCCCATACATGTGTCTGACGGTGGAGGACCCCAAGACGCTGTTAGACAGATTGAAACGCAAACGAGGCTTAAGGACCTCACAGAACATATGTATCCACAGCTTAATTACCACCCCCTAGTTTTCCCTAGGCACAGCCCTTACGAGTTAGACCCTCAGACAATGTCTATCCTAGAAACCACTTTCTCACTCTTAAACATCTCTAACCCGACTCTAGCCCAAGATTGTTGGCTTTGCCTACCCCAGCAAACTCCCCGACCCATCGCCATCCCCACTGAAGTTGATATCCGCATAACCAATGACTGCTTTCCCTCTTCCCTACCTGACCCCTTCCCCGTTCAATTCATTAGCCCGTTCAATGCCTCTTGCTTTATAAATAACCTTACCTCCCAGAATAACAGCATAGATGTAGGGATCATATCTCTTGCCCAATGCCACCAGTACATCACTATCAACTCCTCCTTATGTAGTACCAACACCACCGTTTTCGTCTGCGGAAATAACCTAGCCTACACCTATCTTCCCCACAATTGGACTGGAGTATGCATCCTGGCCACTCTGCTACCAGATATCGACTTAGTCGCAGGAAAAACCCCCATGCCCATCCCTAGTCTGGACTTTGTAGCTGGCAGATCCAAACGAGCTGTGGCTGTTATCCCCCTCCCGGTAGGCCTAGGAATTACGGGCGCATTAACTACCAGGACAGCAGGATTAGGAGTCTCCATACACTCCTATCTGCGACTCTCTCGTCAACTAATTGACGATGTCGAAGCCTTTTCAGGGACAATCCAGGATCTGCAAGATCAGCTAGATTCCCTAGCAGAAGTGGTGTTACAGAATAGAAGAGGGTTGGATCTGCTAACTGCAGAACAAGGCAGCATCTGCTTAGCCCTAcaagaaaaatgttgcttttatgccaataaatcagGAATAGTTCGGACCAAAATCAAACAGCTCCAAGAGGACCTCGCACACCGACGAAAGGAACTAGCTGAAAACCCACTGTG CCTACAAAGGTCCACCACCACCAACCTAGCTCTCTGGGATGTTAGGAGCTTGCCACCAGTGTTCCAGCTGGGCCAGTCCCCATCCTCTGAGGGGGTAACATCATCCTGA